GCGGGTATGCTCAAGCTGCACCAGATGACCGCCGGGCCGCAGCACCCGCGCAACTTCGCGCAATGCCAGGGCCGGATCGGGGATCGAGCAAAAGACCAGCGCCGAGGTCACATAGTCGAAGCTGGCGTCGGGAAACGGGAGCCGCTGCGCATCGCCAAGCAGCACCCGCGCATCGCGGCTGCGGGCGCGCACATGAGCCCGCCGCGCCAGCGGCAGCTCGACATCGATGCCGGTCACGCGCGCCGCAGGATCGTACGCCCGCAGATTCAGCCCGGTCCCGACGCCCAGCTCCAGTATGTCGCCCGTGAGCGCGCCGAACAACTGCCGCCGCCAGTGGCCCAGCAAGCCTTGCTCGAACGGCTCGACGATTCGATCGTAGAGTGCCGGATGTTGCTCAACGCCACGCATGCCGCTCCTCCGTTTTCGATTTCCAAGTTCCAGGTTCAGCTCCTCACTCCCAGCTCTTTCCCCGAACCTCGACAGGCTTCTGCCTCAGTTGCGATAGGAGCGGGGGAGGAACCGTTGGGGGACACCCCCAACCTGACGGCACGTTACCCCTGCACCGTATGGCCTGCCATCACTAGCACCGCAATCGCGCGCTCCGTGGCCGCCGCTTTGACCAGCAGATAATCGGTGTCGAACGTGGATACCGCGAAGATGCTGATACCCGCCTGGGCCAGCGGCAGCACCAGCGCGGCCAGAACGCCGGTCAGGGCGAAGTCCAGCGGCCCTGCCACTTTGAGGCAGCGCCAATCGCGCTCGCATGTCGTGCCGTCCGGCACAACCTCCTGCGCACAGACGATCGATAGCTCGTCGGGCGTGCGCGTGATCGAGAAGAAGTGCGATTGCAGCGCCCAATCCGGCAGCGGCGCATCGTGTGCCAGGCGGCAGACGGCCAGTGTGTGGTTGTGCAGTGTGAGTGTCAGCTTTGGTGCATTCATACGCTCATCCTGATGCAGAGTCTAACAACTATCTTCGGAAAGCAGCACATCAGA
The sequence above is drawn from the Herpetosiphonaceae bacterium genome and encodes:
- a CDS encoding methyltransferase domain-containing protein codes for the protein MRGVEQHPALYDRIVEPFEQGLLGHWRRQLFGALTGDILELGVGTGLNLRAYDPAARVTGIDVELPLARRAHVRARSRDARVLLGDAQRLPFPDASFDYVTSALVFCSIPDPALALREVARVLRPGGHLVQLEHTRTNRPLPDALLNAITPLWSTIAGGCHPNRDTPALLTQHGWRLMRHERHISGLIRLIEALPPAAGLPDR
- a CDS encoding ACT domain-containing protein, whose protein sequence is MNAPKLTLTLHNHTLAVCRLAHDAPLPDWALQSHFFSITRTPDELSIVCAQEVVPDGTTCERDWRCLKVAGPLDFALTGVLAALVLPLAQAGISIFAVSTFDTDYLLVKAAATERAIAVLVMAGHTVQG